A region of Streptomyces sp. WMMC500 DNA encodes the following proteins:
- a CDS encoding LamG-like jellyroll fold domain-containing protein has product MSDTPREVPRKAVLGRRTLLAVAGSLAGTAALGGAAHGVRTAAGAPRRDDGLVAHWSFREGRGVTTTDQVSGRGDPIAYVFTDAVHKPDSDPLWEPADAAAGTLSAALLFDGYSTYVTRDAPLDPGTGALTAAAWVAPSAFEWGDGGKESAVVNQQERAGNRGFSLGVGRHGRWLFGVGDGAAWHQATVDQNAALAPGAWAHIAGTFDPAAGALRLYLNGREVASAPVPGGALFAPAGVPLLIGRHSTPEIVNGVFAVNMFAGLIDEVRIRNVALGAAEVAAEYRADLDTFAGGTVPVPDLAMARSRYLGDRYRPGYHFTAPNHWMNEPHAPIEVDGRYHLFYQHNVHGPYWHNISWGHAVSDDLVRWRDLPVALRPTAGSVAPDGVWSGDAVLAPDGTPALLFTAGDDAQVPNQAVGLARPADPADPDLAAWEMHPALVTRQTRDLDVGAGRKVRFGDFRDPFAWQEDGTYFQLVGSGVLADDGGAVGGTALLYTSADLEDWTYAGPLMTGDVRAYPRTGQVWELPVFLPIGTDPGGRQRNVLLVNPAFPEGPGEYSSRFTYYWVGVWDAASRTWTPDTAEPRLLDYGDHFTGPSGFVDGSGRSLVFSIAQDRRTEQAHFDAGWAHNAGLPVEVTMRPDGDLGVRPVAETARLHDGPPLVDVTGPLSVAEANGHLGSARGDMLHVRLAMAPGADPRFGIDVLRSPGAEEYTRLFYDDGAGEFGVDRTRTGNNSGLGGQLGVHSGPLALDGGRLGLDVFLDRSMVEAYAGGHKSITTRAYSNRTDALGLQVFGGGAVVESLQVWRMGEAAG; this is encoded by the coding sequence ATGAGCGACACACCGCGAGAGGTGCCGCGGAAGGCCGTACTCGGACGACGTACGCTCCTGGCCGTCGCCGGGTCGCTGGCCGGTACCGCCGCGCTGGGCGGCGCCGCCCACGGCGTACGCACCGCGGCCGGGGCGCCGCGGCGGGACGACGGGCTCGTGGCCCACTGGAGCTTCCGCGAGGGCCGCGGCGTCACGACGACGGATCAGGTCAGCGGCCGGGGCGACCCGATCGCGTACGTCTTCACCGACGCCGTCCACAAGCCCGACAGCGACCCGTTGTGGGAGCCGGCGGACGCGGCTGCCGGCACGCTGTCGGCGGCGCTGCTCTTCGACGGCTACTCCACCTACGTCACCCGGGACGCCCCGCTGGACCCGGGCACCGGCGCGCTGACGGCCGCGGCGTGGGTCGCGCCGAGCGCCTTCGAGTGGGGCGACGGCGGCAAGGAGTCCGCCGTCGTCAACCAGCAGGAGCGGGCAGGCAACCGCGGCTTCTCGCTCGGCGTGGGCCGGCACGGCCGCTGGCTCTTCGGCGTCGGCGACGGCGCCGCCTGGCACCAGGCGACCGTGGACCAGAACGCCGCCCTGGCGCCCGGCGCGTGGGCCCACATCGCGGGCACCTTCGATCCGGCCGCGGGTGCGCTGCGCCTGTACCTCAACGGCCGCGAGGTCGCCTCCGCGCCCGTTCCCGGCGGAGCCCTCTTCGCGCCCGCCGGCGTGCCCCTGCTGATCGGGCGGCACAGCACGCCGGAGATCGTGAACGGCGTCTTCGCGGTCAACATGTTCGCGGGGCTGATCGACGAGGTGAGGATCCGCAACGTGGCGCTCGGCGCCGCCGAGGTGGCCGCGGAGTACCGGGCGGATCTCGACACCTTCGCGGGCGGGACCGTGCCCGTACCCGACCTCGCGATGGCGCGCTCCCGCTACCTGGGCGACCGGTACCGCCCCGGCTACCACTTCACCGCGCCGAACCACTGGATGAACGAACCGCACGCCCCCATCGAGGTGGACGGCCGGTACCACCTGTTCTACCAGCACAACGTCCACGGCCCGTACTGGCACAACATCAGTTGGGGCCACGCCGTGAGCGACGACCTCGTGCGCTGGCGCGACCTGCCGGTCGCCCTGCGGCCGACGGCGGGCAGCGTCGCGCCGGACGGGGTCTGGTCCGGCGACGCGGTCCTCGCTCCGGACGGCACTCCGGCGCTGCTCTTCACCGCCGGCGACGACGCGCAGGTCCCCAACCAGGCCGTCGGCCTGGCCCGCCCCGCCGACCCCGCGGACCCCGACCTGGCCGCGTGGGAGATGCACCCCGCGCTGGTGACCCGGCAGACGCGGGACCTGGACGTGGGTGCGGGACGGAAGGTGCGGTTCGGGGACTTCCGCGACCCGTTCGCCTGGCAGGAGGACGGCACCTACTTCCAGCTCGTGGGCTCGGGCGTGCTCGCCGACGACGGCGGCGCCGTCGGCGGCACCGCGCTGCTGTACACCTCCGCGGACCTTGAGGACTGGACGTACGCCGGACCGCTGATGACCGGCGACGTGCGGGCGTACCCCCGGACGGGCCAGGTCTGGGAGCTGCCGGTGTTCCTGCCCATCGGAACGGACCCCGGCGGGCGGCAGCGCAACGTCCTGCTGGTCAACCCGGCTTTCCCCGAAGGACCGGGCGAGTACTCCAGCAGGTTCACGTACTACTGGGTCGGCGTCTGGGACGCGGCCTCGCGCACCTGGACGCCGGACACGGCCGAGCCCCGGCTGCTCGACTACGGCGACCACTTCACCGGCCCGAGCGGCTTCGTGGACGGCTCCGGGCGGTCGCTGGTCTTCTCCATCGCCCAGGACCGGCGCACCGAGCAGGCGCACTTCGACGCCGGCTGGGCCCACAACGCCGGCCTCCCGGTCGAAGTGACGATGCGGCCCGACGGCGACCTGGGCGTGCGCCCGGTGGCCGAGACCGCCCGGCTCCACGACGGCCCGCCGCTGGTGGACGTGACCGGGCCGCTGAGCGTCGCCGAGGCCAACGGGCACCTGGGCAGCGCCCGCGGCGACATGCTGCACGTCCGGCTGGCCATGGCGCCGGGCGCCGACCCCCGCTTCGGCATCGACGTGCTGCGCAGCCCGGGCGCCGAGGAGTACACCCGCCTCTTCTACGACGACGGCGCCGGGGAGTTCGGCGTGGACCGTACCCGCACGGGCAACAACTCCGGCCTCGGCGGGCAGCTCGGGGTGCACAGCGGCCCGCTGGCGCTCGACGGCGGCCGGCTGGGCCTCGACGTCTTCCTGGACCGCTCCATGGTCGAGGCGTACGCGGGCGGCCACAAGTCGATCACCACCCGCGCGTACAGCAACCGCACCGACGCCCTCGGGCTCCAGGTGTTCGGCGGCGGTGCCGTCGTGGAGTCCCTGCAGGTCTGGCGGATGGGGGAGGCGGCCGGCTGA
- a CDS encoding aldo/keto reductase → MTPVIPTIRLNNGVEIPQLGFGVFQVPDAETTAAVGAALEAGYRSIDTAAVYGNETGVGRALAGSGLARGDLFVTTKLWNPDQGYDATLRAFDTSAAKLGIDYVDLYLIHWPTPARDLYRESWKAIERLVADGRIRAAGVSNFQPAHLDRLIAGSDLVPAVNQVELHPGLQQGELRAAHARLGIATEAWSPLAQGAVLKDEALTTIAARHGRSPAQVVLRWHLQLGNVVIPKSVTPARIRENLDVFDFALADDEMTAIAGLDRDLRTGPHPDTLN, encoded by the coding sequence ATGACCCCCGTCATCCCCACCATCAGGCTCAACAACGGCGTCGAGATCCCCCAGCTCGGCTTCGGCGTCTTCCAGGTCCCCGACGCCGAGACCACCGCCGCCGTCGGCGCCGCCCTGGAGGCCGGCTACCGCAGCATCGACACCGCCGCGGTCTACGGCAACGAGACCGGCGTCGGCCGCGCCCTCGCCGGCTCCGGCCTCGCCCGCGGCGACCTCTTCGTCACCACCAAGCTGTGGAACCCCGACCAGGGCTACGACGCCACCCTCAGGGCCTTCGACACCAGCGCGGCCAAGCTCGGCATCGACTACGTCGACCTCTACCTGATCCACTGGCCCACCCCGGCCCGCGACCTGTACCGCGAGTCCTGGAAGGCCATCGAGAGGCTCGTCGCCGACGGCCGGATCCGCGCCGCGGGCGTCTCCAACTTCCAGCCCGCGCACCTCGACCGCCTCATCGCCGGCTCCGATCTCGTCCCCGCCGTGAACCAGGTCGAGCTCCACCCCGGCCTCCAGCAGGGCGAGCTGCGCGCCGCACACGCCAGGCTCGGCATCGCCACCGAGGCCTGGAGCCCGCTCGCGCAGGGCGCCGTGCTCAAGGACGAGGCGCTCACCACGATCGCGGCCCGGCACGGCAGGTCCCCCGCGCAGGTCGTCCTGCGCTGGCACCTCCAACTCGGCAACGTCGTCATCCCCAAGTCGGTGACGCCCGCCCGCATCCGCGAGAACCTCGACGTCTTCGACTTCGCCCTCGCCGACGACGAGATGACCGCGATCGCCGGTCTCGACCGCGACCTGCGCACCGGCCCGCACCCCGACACGCTCAACTAG
- a CDS encoding MFS transporter, translated as MPLALLALAIGAFGIGTTEFVIMGVLPQVAGDFGVTIPTAGWLVSGYALGVVVGAPLLTVLGTKVSRKKMLMFLMALFVVGNTLSALAPTFGLMLTGRIVASLAHGAFFGIGSVVAAGLVAPEKKASAISLMFMGLTVANVVGVPGGTALGQAAGWRVTFVIVALLGVIGFLGVAKLVPETGRPESVSVRREFAAFRNVQVWLAMAMTVLGYGGVFAAITYITPMMTDVAGYTEGAVTLLLVLFGIGMFLGNLIGGRFADRRLMPMLFTALAGLSAALLLFTATAHHKVLAAVTLALIGALGFATVPPLQKWVLDQAAAAPTLASAANIGAFNLGNALAAWLGGVVIAADLGYTSPNWVGALLSGTALILAFVAASLDRRTRAAGHVVAGSPAAEAVPVSVHH; from the coding sequence ATGCCTCTCGCGCTCCTGGCCCTGGCCATCGGGGCCTTCGGGATCGGCACCACCGAATTCGTGATCATGGGCGTGCTGCCCCAGGTCGCAGGTGATTTCGGCGTCACCATCCCCACGGCCGGCTGGCTGGTCTCCGGCTACGCGCTCGGCGTCGTCGTCGGCGCACCGCTGCTGACCGTCCTGGGCACGAAGGTGTCCCGCAAGAAGATGCTGATGTTCCTGATGGCGCTGTTCGTCGTCGGGAACACCCTGTCCGCCCTCGCCCCGACCTTCGGGCTCATGCTCACCGGCCGGATCGTCGCCTCCCTCGCGCACGGCGCGTTCTTCGGCATCGGCTCGGTGGTCGCCGCCGGCCTCGTGGCGCCCGAGAAGAAGGCGTCGGCCATCTCCCTGATGTTCATGGGCCTGACCGTGGCCAACGTCGTCGGCGTCCCCGGCGGTACCGCCCTCGGCCAGGCCGCCGGATGGCGCGTCACGTTCGTGATCGTCGCCCTGCTCGGCGTCATCGGATTCCTCGGCGTCGCCAAGCTCGTGCCCGAGACCGGCCGGCCGGAATCGGTGAGCGTCCGGCGCGAGTTCGCGGCGTTCCGGAACGTCCAGGTGTGGCTCGCCATGGCGATGACGGTCCTCGGGTACGGGGGTGTCTTCGCCGCGATCACCTACATCACGCCGATGATGACCGACGTCGCGGGCTACACCGAGGGCGCCGTGACCCTGCTGCTCGTCCTGTTCGGGATCGGGATGTTCCTCGGCAACCTGATCGGCGGCCGCTTCGCCGACCGCCGCCTGATGCCGATGCTCTTCACCGCCCTCGCGGGTCTGAGCGCGGCCCTGCTGCTGTTCACCGCGACCGCGCACCACAAGGTCCTGGCCGCGGTCACCCTCGCGCTGATCGGTGCGCTGGGCTTCGCGACCGTGCCCCCGCTGCAGAAGTGGGTCCTCGACCAGGCCGCGGCCGCGCCCACCCTGGCGTCGGCCGCCAACATCGGCGCCTTCAACCTGGGCAACGCCCTGGCGGCCTGGCTCGGCGGCGTCGTCATCGCAGCGGACCTGGGCTACACCTCGCCCAACTGGGTCGGCGCCCTGCTCTCCGGCACCGCCCTGATCCTCGCCTTCGTCGCCGCCTCCCTCGACCGCCGCACCCGGGCGGCCGGACACGTCGTCGCGGGGTCCCCGGCGGCGGAAGCGGTTCCGGTCTCCGTCCACCACTGA
- a CDS encoding MarR family transcriptional regulator, which yields MTATDPALTALAQGWCALSLLHGKIEAHIERALQSGHGLSVREYSLLDVLSRQHDGEGGHLQMKQVADAVVLSQSATTRLVTRLEDRGLLERYLCPTDRRGIYTNVTDAGLKLLEEARPTNDAALREALDEALTHPELAPLVKVVESGTVPA from the coding sequence ATGACCGCCACAGACCCGGCCCTCACCGCCCTGGCCCAGGGCTGGTGCGCGCTGTCGCTGCTGCACGGGAAGATCGAGGCGCACATCGAGCGCGCCCTCCAGTCCGGCCACGGCCTGAGCGTGCGCGAGTACTCCCTGCTCGACGTGCTGAGCCGCCAGCACGACGGCGAGGGCGGCCACCTGCAGATGAAGCAGGTCGCCGACGCCGTCGTGCTCAGCCAGAGCGCCACCACCCGCCTCGTCACCCGCCTTGAGGACCGGGGTCTGCTGGAGCGCTACCTGTGCCCCACCGACCGCCGCGGCATCTACACCAACGTCACCGACGCCGGCCTCAAGCTCCTCGAAGAGGCGAGGCCCACGAACGACGCCGCTCTGCGTGAAGCGCTGGACGAGGCCCTCACACACCCCGAGCTGGCGCCGCTCGTCAAGGTCGTGGAATCCGGGACCGTACCCGCCTGA
- a CDS encoding VOC family protein produces the protein MAVASTPMNLDRPAHVGISVSDLDASLAFYSALTGRDPVAQGTMNSVPFGRSQGLPVAGLRYATINIEGLGIDLIQFQDPVGEKTNGMANRPGSMHLCLRVDDLDAVYQRMKDAGYDFLGDDYTFLAGEVTPEAALGTKVAYFNDPDGTNLEIIEPKGGFAG, from the coding sequence ATGGCTGTCGCCAGCACCCCGATGAACCTCGACCGTCCCGCGCACGTCGGAATCTCGGTGTCGGACCTGGACGCCTCCCTCGCGTTCTACTCGGCACTCACCGGACGCGATCCCGTCGCCCAGGGCACGATGAACAGCGTGCCCTTCGGCAGATCCCAGGGGCTGCCCGTCGCCGGACTGCGGTACGCGACGATCAACATCGAGGGCCTGGGCATCGACCTCATCCAGTTCCAGGACCCGGTCGGGGAGAAGACCAACGGCATGGCGAACCGACCCGGCTCCATGCACCTGTGCCTCAGGGTCGACGACCTCGACGCGGTGTACCAGCGCATGAAGGACGCCGGCTACGACTTCCTCGGCGACGACTACACCTTCCTCGCGGGCGAGGTCACCCCCGAAGCAGCGCTCGGCACGAAGGTCGCGTACTTCAACGACCCCGACGGCACGAACCTGGAGATCATCGAGCCCAAGGGCGGGTTCGCCGGCTAG
- a CDS encoding AraC family transcriptional regulator, which yields MASVLGFGDPVADAIGLLRPRTVVGPNLRAAGEWAVRFGPFLHVRVGGLVRGTCRLVLDGHEPVLLEEGDTFMLGNPPPYVLASTLDAHPRPAEPLWAGAEDGVVRIGPESEEDLYLCVGHIAFDDRNAALLTDLLPPLVVVRVADPHGSRLATLIDLLATEVGITAAGGPLVQNHLAQILLVHMLRAHAGQTDRPTGWLGALNEDGIGAALRAVHADVAHSWSLQELAEISHMSRSAFAQAFKNHVGVPPLEYLIQWRMSLARDALTRDTLSISELARATGYLSESAFSTAFRRVVGSSPAQFRNRARQGQ from the coding sequence GTGGCGTCGGTGCTCGGATTCGGGGATCCGGTGGCCGACGCGATCGGCCTGCTCCGGCCCCGCACGGTGGTCGGGCCCAACCTCCGGGCCGCGGGAGAGTGGGCCGTGCGCTTCGGCCCGTTCCTGCACGTGCGGGTCGGGGGCCTCGTGCGCGGCACATGCCGGCTGGTCCTCGACGGGCACGAGCCGGTGCTCCTTGAGGAGGGGGACACCTTCATGCTGGGCAACCCTCCGCCCTACGTGCTGGCCAGCACGCTCGACGCACACCCGCGCCCCGCGGAGCCGCTGTGGGCGGGCGCCGAGGACGGGGTCGTGCGGATCGGCCCGGAGTCCGAGGAGGACCTCTACCTCTGCGTCGGGCACATCGCGTTCGACGACAGGAACGCGGCCCTCCTGACCGATCTCCTGCCGCCGCTCGTGGTCGTCCGCGTGGCCGATCCTCACGGCAGCCGGCTCGCGACACTCATCGATCTCCTGGCCACCGAGGTCGGCATCACCGCCGCCGGCGGCCCGCTGGTGCAGAACCACCTCGCCCAGATCCTGCTCGTGCACATGCTGCGCGCGCACGCCGGCCAGACGGACCGGCCCACCGGCTGGCTCGGCGCCCTGAACGAGGACGGCATCGGCGCCGCCCTGCGCGCCGTACACGCGGACGTGGCCCACTCCTGGAGCCTCCAGGAGCTCGCCGAGATCAGCCACATGTCGCGTTCCGCGTTCGCCCAGGCGTTCAAGAACCACGTCGGAGTCCCGCCGTTGGAGTACCTGATCCAGTGGCGCATGAGCCTCGCGCGCGACGCTCTCACCCGCGACACCCTGTCGATCTCCGAGCTCGCACGGGCCACGGGCTACCTGTCCGAGAGCGCGTTCAGCACCGCGTTCCGCCGGGTGGTCGGCTCGTCGCCCGCGCAGTTCCGGAACCGGGCACGGCAAGGTCAATAG
- a CDS encoding SDR family oxidoreductase, translating to MGQLEGKTAVVTGGSTGIGLATAVRLADEGAYVFVTGRRESELEAAVKTIGADRATAVVGDIAKPADLDRLYDAVRARGRGVDVLVANAGVGAFVTLEQTTEEHFDQTFGVNVRGTLFTVQKALPLLNDGASIVLVGSTAGDRGVEAFGAYAASKAAVRSFARTWSNELKGRGIRVNAVSPAWIETPGGTAAFGDEETARAVRENVAATVAKGRMGQPEEAAAVVAFLASEQSSYVVGANIYVDGGTNQI from the coding sequence ATGGGACAGTTGGAAGGCAAGACCGCGGTGGTCACCGGGGGCAGCACCGGTATCGGTCTGGCCACCGCCGTACGGCTGGCCGACGAGGGCGCGTACGTGTTCGTCACCGGCCGCCGGGAGTCCGAACTGGAGGCCGCGGTCAAGACGATCGGAGCGGACCGGGCCACCGCGGTCGTCGGCGACATCGCGAAGCCGGCGGACCTGGACCGGCTCTACGACGCGGTCCGGGCGCGCGGCCGGGGTGTGGACGTGCTCGTGGCGAACGCGGGGGTCGGCGCGTTCGTGACGCTGGAGCAGACGACCGAGGAGCACTTCGACCAGACCTTCGGGGTCAACGTCCGGGGCACGCTGTTCACCGTGCAGAAGGCTTTGCCGCTGCTCAACGACGGTGCCTCGATCGTCCTGGTCGGTTCGACGGCCGGTGACCGCGGAGTGGAGGCGTTCGGCGCGTACGCGGCGTCGAAGGCGGCCGTCCGGTCCTTCGCGCGGACGTGGTCCAACGAGCTCAAGGGCCGCGGCATCCGGGTCAACGCGGTCTCGCCGGCATGGATCGAGACTCCCGGGGGCACCGCCGCCTTCGGCGACGAGGAGACCGCCCGGGCCGTCAGGGAGAACGTCGCGGCGACCGTGGCCAAGGGCCGCATGGGTCAGCCCGAGGAGGCCGCCGCGGTCGTGGCGTTCCTGGCGTCGGAACAGAGCAGCTACGTCGTCGGCGCGAACATCTACGTCGACGGCGGCACGAACCAGATCTGA